The Alkalihalobacillus sp. TS-13 genome contains a region encoding:
- the proB gene encoding glutamate 5-kinase, protein MEKKRIVIKIGSSSLTSLHGELSRRKIEKIVDEVVRLKDDGHEVLLVSSGAVAAGYRKLGFISRPESLPEKQAAASIGQGLLIETYSDLFISHGYVGSQILITRDDFKYETRYNNARSTLTVLLERGIIPIVNENDTITMDFLKFGDNDTLSAKVAGLVDADQLIILSDIDGLFDDDPRKNENAQLLDQVHAITPEIESAAGEPGSAVGTGGMKSKIDAFKISLASGIPAFLGKANTSNIIYDAVNREAKGTYFEPKEDNENLNQKKQWIAFNSGPEGEVTIDDEVKVSIQEGNTSLAPTDLHSVKGRFDKGAVVRIMDLNGEKIGLGVMKYSSKELKKVIDNKKEDQLKDYSVAAVESEDMVCHLDAAVPVGV, encoded by the coding sequence ATGGAAAAAAAACGAATCGTAATCAAAATTGGAAGTAGTTCACTAACAAGTTTACACGGAGAGCTTAGCCGTAGAAAAATAGAAAAAATAGTAGATGAAGTTGTTCGATTGAAAGATGACGGACATGAGGTCCTGCTCGTATCATCTGGAGCAGTAGCTGCAGGCTATCGTAAGCTCGGGTTCATCTCCCGTCCAGAATCATTGCCGGAAAAACAAGCGGCAGCTTCAATCGGCCAGGGACTTTTAATTGAAACCTACTCTGACCTTTTCATTTCACACGGATATGTAGGTTCTCAAATCTTGATTACACGTGACGATTTCAAATATGAAACACGATATAACAATGCAAGGAGCACATTGACTGTGTTGTTAGAAAGAGGAATCATACCGATCGTCAACGAAAATGACACGATCACGATGGACTTCTTGAAATTTGGGGACAACGACACTTTGTCTGCGAAAGTAGCAGGACTCGTAGATGCGGATCAACTCATCATTTTATCTGATATCGATGGTCTATTTGATGATGATCCTCGTAAAAATGAAAATGCTCAGTTGCTTGATCAGGTCCATGCAATCACACCTGAAATCGAATCTGCAGCAGGTGAACCTGGAAGTGCAGTCGGTACAGGCGGAATGAAGTCGAAAATCGACGCTTTCAAAATTTCACTAGCATCAGGAATCCCTGCATTCTTAGGAAAAGCCAACACGAGCAATATCATATACGATGCGGTCAATCGTGAAGCAAAAGGAACGTATTTCGAACCGAAAGAAGACAACGAGAACTTGAACCAGAAGAAACAATGGATTGCCTTCAATTCTGGTCCTGAAGGTGAAGTCACAATTGATGATGAAGTGAAGGTTTCCATTCAAGAGGGGAACACAAGCCTTGCACCGACTGACTTGCACAGCGTCAAAGGTCGTTTTGATAAAGGTGCCGTCGTACGCATCATGGACCTCAATGGCGAAAAGATCGGTCTAGGTGTCATGAAGTATTCATCGAAAGAATTGAAGAAAGTCATTGATAATAAAAAAGAAGATCAGCTGAAGGACTATTCCGTTGCTGCAGTTGAAAGTGAAGACATGGTCTGTCACCTGGATGCTGCTGTACCTGTAGGTGTTTAA
- the proC gene encoding pyrroline-5-carboxylate reductase — protein sequence MLKQRVAFLGAGNMAEAMISGIVESGKFAPEQIIATNRSNQERLDTIKTKFGIEAVTKDQLDFSKIDVFILAMKPKDIETVLADLKNRLRPDQLLISVLAGISTSYMEDNMNERQQVIRVMPNTSSMLGESATAISPGKHVSMDQVLLTKELMKCIGESYIIEEDQMDIFTGIAGSGPAYFYNLMEHMEQAGYEGGLDRELARQIGAQTIRGAAQMMLEREETPTQLRKNVTSPNGTTAAGLEALAEHGGGKAIAEAVKGAASRSKELREELEKVFAEQK from the coding sequence TTGTTGAAACAACGTGTTGCCTTTTTAGGCGCTGGGAATATGGCTGAAGCAATGATTTCAGGAATCGTCGAATCAGGAAAATTTGCACCGGAACAAATCATTGCAACCAACCGTAGTAACCAAGAACGTTTAGATACAATCAAAACGAAATTTGGAATTGAAGCAGTAACGAAAGATCAATTGGATTTCAGTAAGATAGATGTCTTCATTCTTGCGATGAAACCGAAAGATATCGAGACGGTCTTAGCAGATCTTAAAAACCGCTTACGACCAGATCAATTGTTGATTTCAGTATTAGCTGGAATTTCTACCTCTTATATGGAAGATAACATGAATGAGCGTCAACAAGTCATTCGAGTAATGCCGAACACCTCCAGCATGTTAGGTGAATCAGCAACGGCAATCAGCCCAGGCAAGCATGTATCTATGGATCAGGTTTTACTGACAAAAGAATTGATGAAATGCATCGGAGAATCTTACATCATTGAAGAAGATCAAATGGATATCTTCACTGGCATTGCAGGAAGTGGTCCGGCTTACTTCTATAACCTGATGGAACACATGGAACAGGCAGGCTATGAAGGTGGTCTTGATCGTGAATTGGCGAGACAAATCGGAGCTCAAACCATCAGAGGGGCAGCTCAGATGATGCTAGAACGTGAAGAGACACCGACTCAGTTGAGAAAAAACGTCACCTCCCCGAATGGAACAACAGCTGCTGGATTGGAAGCATTAGCTGAACATGGCGGAGGGAAAGCGATTGCTGAAGCAGTAAAAGGAGCAGCTTCCCGATCAAAAGAGCTGCGCGAAGAACTCGAAAAAGTATTTGCTGAACAAAAATAA
- a CDS encoding cysteine hydrolase family protein, whose translation MDIEQNTPLIVIDVQQAFRHPNWGDRNNPKAEKNIAALIDDWRTNSRSIIFVQHVSHSPDSLFYVEGDGVDFKEDCRPLNDEVIIRKTVNSAFIGTDLHQRVTDLHCKKVVIVGLTTNHCVETTTRMAGNFGMNPILVEDACATFDRSGPDGKIYLAEDIHQMTIVNLNEEFAEIMTTAQLLQSAKIEG comes from the coding sequence ATGGATATAGAGCAAAATACACCACTGATTGTGATTGATGTCCAACAAGCATTCCGACATCCGAACTGGGGGGACCGCAATAATCCCAAGGCTGAAAAGAACATCGCAGCACTGATTGATGATTGGAGAACGAATTCCCGATCGATCATCTTTGTGCAACATGTTTCTCATAGTCCTGATTCATTGTTTTATGTGGAGGGAGATGGGGTTGATTTTAAAGAAGACTGTAGGCCATTGAACGATGAGGTGATCATCCGGAAAACGGTGAACAGTGCTTTCATCGGAACAGACCTGCATCAACGGGTTACTGACCTCCATTGTAAAAAAGTGGTCATTGTGGGATTGACCACCAATCATTGTGTGGAAACGACGACGAGAATGGCTGGAAATTTCGGGATGAATCCGATTCTAGTTGAGGATGCGTGTGCCACTTTCGACCGAAGCGGACCTGATGGAAAGATCTATCTTGCAGAAGATATCCACCAGATGACAATCGTGAATCTGAATGAGGAATTCGCTGAGATCATGACGACTGCTCAGCTTTTGCAATCAGCAAAAATAGAAGGATGA
- a CDS encoding SpoVR family protein has product MSIDEHKELINAIHEITEIAEGFGLDFYQMRYEICPSDIIYTFGAYGMPTRFSHWSFGKQFHKMKLQYDLGLSKIYELVINSDPCYAFLLDSNSLIQNKLIIAHVLAHCDFFKNNIRFTNTRRDMVESMTSTAERIANYEHLYGKKEVESFLDAVLSIQEHIDPSIMRPKLNYRLDEEEEELERKATPYDDLWEMDEAEKKEKKKLNKKRKIPPHPEKDLLMFIEEYSRELEDWQRDILSMMREEMLYFWPQLETKIMNEGWASFWHARILREMDLTTDEVIEFAKLNAGVVQPSRTSINPYYLGLKVFEDIEETYNNPSEELQKQGVKKGDGREKIFEVREIESDISFIRNYLTKDLCDREDLYLFQKQGKDYRITTKMWEEVREQLINSRVNGGFPYITVNNGDYLKNGELYLVHHFEDMELDLKYLEKVLPYIHHLWGRSVHLETKVENKGVIFTYDGKAVHKKNL; this is encoded by the coding sequence ATGAGCATTGATGAACACAAGGAGTTAATAAACGCCATTCATGAAATTACAGAAATCGCTGAGGGATTCGGACTTGATTTTTATCAAATGCGTTATGAAATTTGTCCGTCTGATATCATTTATACATTCGGTGCTTACGGAATGCCGACTCGTTTTTCCCATTGGAGCTTCGGTAAGCAATTCCATAAAATGAAACTTCAATATGACCTTGGATTGAGTAAGATTTATGAACTCGTCATCAACTCTGACCCATGTTATGCATTTCTATTGGACAGTAATTCATTGATCCAGAACAAATTGATTATTGCGCATGTACTCGCACACTGTGATTTCTTCAAAAACAACATACGATTTACGAATACCCGACGGGACATGGTCGAAAGCATGACTTCGACCGCAGAACGGATCGCCAATTATGAGCATCTCTATGGAAAAAAGGAAGTCGAAAGTTTCTTGGACGCCGTGTTGAGTATCCAGGAGCATATCGATCCTTCTATCATGAGACCGAAGCTCAATTATAGACTGGATGAGGAAGAAGAGGAGCTGGAAAGGAAAGCGACTCCATATGATGACCTGTGGGAAATGGATGAGGCTGAGAAAAAAGAAAAGAAGAAATTGAACAAGAAACGGAAAATCCCGCCTCATCCTGAAAAAGATCTGCTGATGTTCATTGAGGAATACAGCCGGGAGCTGGAGGATTGGCAAAGGGATATCCTCTCGATGATGCGGGAAGAGATGCTGTACTTCTGGCCGCAGCTAGAGACGAAAATCATGAACGAAGGCTGGGCATCATTTTGGCATGCACGGATCTTACGGGAGATGGACTTGACGACTGATGAAGTGATCGAGTTTGCCAAACTGAATGCAGGTGTGGTACAGCCGTCGAGGACATCGATCAATCCTTATTACCTCGGTTTGAAGGTTTTCGAAGACATTGAGGAAACCTATAACAATCCGTCAGAAGAATTGCAGAAGCAAGGGGTCAAGAAGGGGGACGGAAGGGAAAAGATCTTCGAAGTCCGTGAAATCGAGTCGGACATTTCGTTCATCCGCAACTATTTGACGAAGGATCTCTGTGACCGTGAGGACTTGTATCTGTTCCAAAAACAAGGTAAGGATTACAGAATTACGACAAAAATGTGGGAAGAAGTTCGCGAACAACTCATCAACAGCCGGGTGAATGGAGGGTTTCCGTATATCACGGTCAATAACGGCGATTATTTGAAAAATGGAGAGCTCTACCTCGTTCATCATTTCGAAGACATGGAACTCGATTTGAAATACCTTGAAAAAGTACTGCCTTACATCCATCATCTATGGGGAAGATCCGTTCATCTTGAAACCAAAGTCGAAAACAAAGGCGTCATCTTCACATACGATGGCAAAGCCGTGCATAAGAAGAACTTATAG
- a CDS encoding DUF2087 domain-containing protein has translation MSGRDLFWDADTDDLKKGYTFNQTTEEFTCLICRKSFQIGLIFPWTDGLYMEAERAIKQHIIDEHGSMLDYLLSMNKKYTGLTDVQRKILMSFKSGQSDKEIAKQLDVGSTSTIRTHRFKLKEKEKQAKVFLAIMEMLKKADQKDDLVQIHKGATQVDERYAITTKEREKVLSTYFKKGLDGPITHFPSKEKRKIIVLQHIIRKFDPERVYTEMEVNEVLKPVIDDYVTVRRYLIEYGFLDRNKECSEYWVKK, from the coding sequence ATGAGTGGCCGAGACCTTTTTTGGGATGCCGATACAGATGACTTGAAAAAAGGCTATACATTCAATCAAACGACAGAGGAATTCACCTGCCTCATTTGCCGGAAAAGCTTTCAGATAGGATTGATTTTTCCTTGGACAGATGGACTGTACATGGAGGCAGAACGTGCAATCAAACAGCATATCATTGATGAACATGGATCGATGCTTGATTATTTGTTAAGCATGAACAAAAAGTACACGGGACTCACTGATGTACAACGAAAAATCCTGATGAGCTTCAAGAGCGGCCAATCCGATAAGGAGATTGCAAAACAACTAGATGTAGGCAGTACATCGACGATCCGGACACATCGGTTTAAGCTGAAGGAAAAAGAAAAACAGGCAAAGGTGTTCCTTGCGATCATGGAAATGTTGAAAAAGGCTGATCAGAAGGATGACCTTGTCCAAATTCATAAAGGGGCGACGCAAGTGGATGAACGTTATGCAATTACGACAAAGGAAAGGGAAAAAGTATTATCGACTTATTTTAAAAAAGGTCTAGATGGTCCGATTACTCATTTTCCGAGTAAGGAAAAGCGGAAGATCATCGTTTTGCAGCACATTATCCGGAAGTTCGATCCTGAGCGGGTCTATACTGAAATGGAAGTGAATGAAGTGCTGAAGCCGGTCATTGATGACTATGTGACCGTCAGACGGTATCTCATCGAATATGGCTTTCTAGATCGGAACAAAGAGTGCAGTGAATATTGGGTAAAGAAATAA
- a CDS encoding ABC transporter ATP-binding protein, which yields MFSVLIKLGWFFKKHWKRYTIAIVLLQIVNLIEVVPPKLIGMAIDEMTIGSLTAERLFQFVGFYLALMVVNYILCYIWMYQLFGGAFLVERTMRSSFMRHLLKMRPTFYEKYRTGDLMARATNDLKAISMTAGFGILTLLDSTLFLITILFVMGFMISWKLTLAALLPLPIMAILMNRYGKMMHKRFTTAQDSFGELNDQVLESVSGVRVIRAYVQEKADHKRFENLADDVYKKNVSVARIDSLFEPTIKVLVGVSYLIGLGYGAYLVFHKTITLGELVSFNVYLGMLIWPMFAIGELINIMQRGNASLDRVNNTLDYEPDVKDGEKISAISEASEIKFKNVTFRYPSSQVDNLKDVSFTLKQGQTLGIVGKTGSGKTTLIKQLLREYPLGEGEISISGVPIDEIPVSQIQSWMGYVPQQQVLFSRSVKENIQFGVTETSQKRLNEVVELSSLTGDIENLPQGMKTLVGEKGVALSGGQKQRISIARALLVNPDILLLDDAMSAVDGKTEAKIIESIRNERSGKTTFITTHRLSAVQHADWILVMDEGCVIEEGTHGDLLKNRGWYKQQYERQQLEDGFSEGVV from the coding sequence ATGTTTTCAGTATTAATCAAACTAGGTTGGTTTTTTAAAAAACATTGGAAGCGTTATACGATAGCGATCGTTTTGCTTCAAATCGTCAACTTGATCGAGGTCGTGCCGCCAAAGCTCATTGGAATGGCGATCGATGAAATGACGATTGGATCTTTGACGGCAGAACGATTATTCCAGTTCGTCGGTTTTTATCTTGCACTGATGGTTGTGAACTACATCCTTTGTTACATATGGATGTATCAGCTATTCGGAGGAGCATTTCTGGTCGAGCGTACGATGCGCTCTAGTTTCATGCGCCATTTGTTGAAAATGAGGCCGACCTTTTATGAAAAATATCGCACAGGTGATTTGATGGCAAGAGCTACAAACGACCTGAAAGCGATATCGATGACAGCGGGATTCGGAATATTAACATTACTTGATTCAACGTTGTTCTTAATCACAATCCTTTTCGTAATGGGCTTCATGATCAGTTGGAAGCTGACACTCGCAGCCTTGCTGCCACTTCCGATCATGGCCATTCTCATGAACCGTTACGGAAAGATGATGCATAAACGGTTTACTACGGCCCAGGATTCATTCGGAGAGTTGAATGACCAGGTGCTTGAATCCGTTTCAGGCGTTCGTGTCATCAGGGCTTATGTCCAAGAAAAAGCAGACCATAAACGCTTTGAGAATCTAGCGGATGATGTTTACAAAAAGAACGTTTCTGTTGCCCGGATTGATTCACTATTCGAGCCGACGATCAAAGTGCTGGTCGGTGTGAGTTATCTGATTGGATTAGGATACGGAGCGTACCTCGTATTCCATAAAACAATCACATTAGGAGAACTCGTTTCTTTCAACGTTTATCTCGGGATGTTGATCTGGCCGATGTTTGCGATCGGGGAACTGATCAATATCATGCAGCGCGGTAACGCTTCCCTGGACCGGGTCAACAATACGCTCGATTATGAACCAGATGTAAAAGATGGCGAAAAGATCTCAGCAATCTCTGAAGCTAGTGAAATCAAGTTCAAGAACGTAACCTTCCGTTATCCAAGTTCCCAGGTCGATAACTTGAAAGATGTGTCCTTCACATTGAAGCAAGGGCAAACACTTGGAATTGTCGGGAAAACGGGAAGCGGAAAGACGACATTGATTAAGCAGCTTTTACGGGAATATCCATTAGGTGAAGGAGAGATCTCAATTTCCGGTGTTCCGATTGATGAGATTCCGGTTTCACAGATTCAGAGCTGGATGGGCTATGTACCACAACAGCAAGTACTCTTTTCCAGATCGGTAAAAGAGAACATCCAGTTTGGCGTAACAGAAACTTCTCAAAAACGCTTGAACGAAGTCGTCGAGCTATCCTCGTTAACCGGTGACATCGAAAACCTGCCGCAGGGTATGAAAACGCTGGTTGGTGAAAAAGGAGTCGCACTTTCTGGTGGCCAGAAACAGCGGATTTCGATTGCACGTGCATTGCTCGTCAATCCAGACATCCTTTTGTTAGATGACGCGATGTCAGCAGTAGACGGTAAAACAGAAGCGAAAATCATTGAAAGCATCCGGAATGAACGCTCAGGTAAGACGACGTTCATCACGACACACCGACTGTCTGCGGTGCAACACGCAGATTGGATCCTCGTCATGGATGAGGGGTGTGTCATTGAAGAAGGAACACATGGAGATTTATTGAAAAACAGAGGCTGGTACAAACAGCAGTATGAAAGACAGCAGTTAGAAGACGGCTTCTCAGAAGGTGTGGTGTAA
- a CDS encoding ABC transporter ATP-binding protein has product MSVGKRLFQYALRYKKMIIMALAMLTIAVSAELTGPFIAKKMIDNHILGIEKPWIQVENAGEDTVEYKGNHYIRTEYFDGDVSQYEEVRILQIKRDYFFINEPIEFDGNRSVDGSSITIEKGNQKAVYEAEELSTDQLLAFYRPEVKWLIYLSAFYMGLLVVSAIFTYWQKYILQKSANRIIQNMRTDVFGQIQRLPVNYFDNLPAGKVVSRITNDTEAIRELYVTVLAQFFTGIIYIFGILTALFFLDVRLAMICSVIIPIMFVWIIMYRRYASKYNHLIRQRLSDLNAMINESIQGMTIIQAFRRQKQTTDEFEKINEEYFSYRNKLLSLDALMSHNLVNLLRNVAFVTLIWYFGGASLTATTAVSVGVLYAFVDYLNRLFQPITGIVTQLANLEQALVSGERVFRLLDREGEDVSDTKISRYKGNVVFDDVTFAYKEDENVLKNISFEAEQGQTVALVGHTGSGKSSIMNLLFRFYDVEHGKIMIDGQDIQTMTRQDLRKHMGIVLQDPFLFTGTIASNVSLDDPSITRETVEKALRDVGAEPFIKQLPKEYDEPVIEKGSTLSAGQRQLISFARALAYNPAILILDEATANIDTETEAIIQEALEVLKKGRTTFIIAHRLSTIKSADQILVLDRGRIVERGSHDELMEAKGKYYQMYQLQQGVKESQAV; this is encoded by the coding sequence ATGAGCGTAGGAAAACGATTATTTCAATACGCATTAAGATATAAAAAGATGATCATCATGGCATTAGCGATGTTGACGATTGCTGTCAGTGCTGAACTGACAGGTCCTTTCATCGCAAAAAAGATGATTGATAATCACATCCTCGGCATCGAAAAGCCGTGGATACAGGTGGAGAACGCTGGTGAGGACACCGTCGAGTATAAAGGGAATCATTATATTCGCACTGAGTATTTTGATGGAGATGTTTCTCAATACGAGGAGGTCCGGATTCTTCAGATAAAGCGAGACTACTTCTTTATAAATGAACCGATTGAGTTTGATGGAAACCGTTCAGTTGATGGCAGCTCGATCACCATTGAAAAAGGAAATCAGAAAGCTGTATACGAAGCAGAAGAATTATCGACTGATCAACTTTTGGCGTTTTACCGGCCGGAAGTGAAGTGGCTCATCTATTTGAGTGCATTCTATATGGGCTTGCTGGTCGTATCAGCTATTTTCACGTATTGGCAAAAATATATCCTGCAGAAGTCGGCGAACCGGATCATCCAGAATATGCGGACAGATGTATTCGGACAGATCCAGCGGCTTCCGGTCAATTATTTTGATAATTTACCAGCTGGTAAGGTCGTTTCAAGAATCACGAATGATACAGAAGCGATCCGTGAGTTGTATGTAACGGTTTTAGCTCAGTTTTTTACTGGGATCATCTACATCTTCGGAATTTTGACTGCATTGTTTTTCCTTGATGTACGATTGGCGATGATTTGTTCAGTCATCATTCCGATCATGTTCGTCTGGATCATTATGTACCGTAGATATGCTTCCAAATACAATCACCTCATTCGTCAGCGTTTGAGTGATCTGAATGCGATGATCAACGAATCGATCCAGGGGATGACAATCATCCAGGCGTTTCGCCGTCAAAAGCAGACGACAGATGAATTTGAGAAGATCAACGAAGAATACTTTAGTTATCGCAACAAGCTCTTGAGTTTGGATGCCTTGATGTCCCATAACCTCGTGAACCTGCTTCGTAACGTAGCATTCGTTACGTTGATCTGGTATTTCGGTGGGGCGTCATTGACAGCGACGACTGCTGTTTCAGTAGGTGTTCTGTATGCATTCGTCGATTACTTGAACCGTCTATTCCAACCGATTACAGGGATCGTAACGCAGCTAGCAAACCTTGAACAGGCACTTGTTTCAGGTGAGCGGGTTTTCCGACTACTTGATCGTGAAGGAGAGGACGTTTCAGATACGAAGATTTCCCGTTATAAAGGGAATGTTGTTTTTGACGATGTCACTTTCGCTTATAAAGAAGATGAAAATGTGTTGAAGAACATATCCTTTGAAGCGGAACAAGGCCAGACCGTCGCTCTTGTCGGTCACACTGGCTCCGGAAAAAGTTCGATCATGAATCTGTTGTTCCGTTTTTACGATGTAGAACATGGGAAAATCATGATCGATGGCCAGGATATCCAGACGATGACAAGACAAGATCTTCGTAAGCATATGGGGATCGTACTTCAGGATCCGTTCCTTTTTACAGGGACGATCGCATCCAATGTAAGCTTGGATGACCCGTCGATTACGAGAGAGACGGTAGAAAAAGCATTACGTGATGTCGGGGCAGAACCGTTTATCAAACAGCTTCCCAAAGAATATGATGAGCCCGTAATCGAAAAAGGAAGCACATTGTCAGCAGGTCAAAGACAGCTCATTTCCTTTGCGCGGGCGCTTGCATATAATCCAGCGATTCTGATTTTGGATGAAGCGACGGCGAACATCGATACGGAAACTGAGGCAATCATCCAGGAAGCATTGGAGGTCTTGAAAAAAGGACGTACAACATTCATCATTGCTCACAGACTTTCTACGATTAAAAGCGCTGATCAGATCCTCGTGCTTGATCGCGGCCGAATCGTCGAAAGGGGTTCACACGATGAACTGATGGAAGCGAAAGGCAAGTACTATCAAATGTATCAACTGCAGCAAGGAGTAAAAGAATCTCAAGCTGTTTGA
- a CDS encoding MFS transporter: MKKKEVYSWTMYDWANSAFATTIMAAVLPIFYYDVAAKNIDKTTATAYWGYSQSIAVLIVALLAPILGAIADHSNSKMKFLRFFAYMGILASILLAFVGEGDYILASILLIAGTIGFSGGNVFYDGFLPEIASKNEIDRVSARGYAFGYIGGGVLLLINLMMIMNPSWFFIPNSLLATQISFASVGVWWFIFSIPMFRNIKEVKHEQPQIKGSYFKIGFKRVLTTFKEIKQFKQLLLFLVAFWLFNDGISTIIKMATIYGRDIGIGSNDLIAALLITQFVGIPFAFLFGYLAKRLQAKRALYIALWTYVVIVLLGYFMETAAHFYALAIMVGFVQGGAQALSRSIFGSMVPENRHAEFYGFYGISAKFSAIFGPFVFGIVGQLTGSTRLGIVSLIIFFLAGIFILSRVDIDKGKKEAGYPSDLTM; encoded by the coding sequence ATGAAGAAAAAAGAGGTTTATTCCTGGACGATGTATGATTGGGCCAACTCAGCTTTCGCCACTACCATCATGGCTGCGGTGCTGCCGATTTTCTATTATGATGTCGCTGCCAAAAATATCGACAAGACGACCGCGACAGCCTACTGGGGATATTCGCAATCCATCGCTGTATTAATCGTTGCTTTATTGGCACCGATTCTGGGGGCAATTGCAGATCATTCGAATTCTAAAATGAAGTTTCTTCGATTTTTCGCTTATATGGGGATTCTTGCAAGTATCCTCCTCGCATTTGTTGGTGAAGGCGACTACATTCTCGCCTCAATCCTATTGATTGCTGGGACGATTGGGTTTTCTGGCGGAAACGTGTTTTATGATGGCTTCTTACCGGAAATCGCTTCTAAGAATGAGATCGATCGGGTATCTGCCCGCGGCTATGCTTTCGGTTATATCGGCGGGGGAGTCTTGCTCCTCATCAACCTGATGATGATCATGAATCCATCCTGGTTTTTCATTCCGAACTCGCTGCTCGCTACACAGATTTCCTTTGCCAGTGTCGGTGTTTGGTGGTTCATCTTTTCGATACCGATGTTCCGTAATATAAAAGAAGTGAAGCATGAGCAGCCTCAGATAAAAGGATCCTACTTCAAAATAGGCTTCAAACGGGTGTTGACGACCTTCAAGGAAATCAAACAGTTCAAGCAGCTGTTGTTATTCTTAGTCGCATTTTGGCTGTTTAATGACGGGATATCGACCATCATCAAAATGGCCACGATTTATGGAAGAGATATTGGTATCGGCTCAAATGATCTAATCGCAGCCTTATTGATTACTCAGTTTGTCGGTATTCCTTTCGCTTTCCTTTTCGGGTACCTTGCGAAAAGACTACAAGCGAAGCGTGCCCTCTATATTGCTTTATGGACGTATGTGGTCATTGTTCTTTTAGGATATTTCATGGAAACTGCTGCACACTTTTACGCGCTTGCTATTATGGTCGGTTTTGTACAAGGAGGGGCTCAGGCGTTGAGCCGATCGATCTTCGGAAGCATGGTACCGGAGAATCGTCATGCGGAATTTTACGGATTTTATGGTATATCCGCGAAATTTTCTGCGATCTTCGGTCCATTTGTTTTCGGAATCGTCGGTCAGCTCACAGGGTCAACGCGACTTGGTATCGTGTCGCTGATCATCTTCTTCCTTGCTGGAATCTTCATCCTTTCACGTGTCGATATCGATAAAGGAAAGAAGGAAGCGGGTTATCCCTCAGACTTAACGATGTAA
- a CDS encoding zinc dependent phospholipase C family protein, with protein MPNVWTHIYFGEVVLKRSGIIDLNEKSEPYFNFGTQGPDPFFYHNFWPWKETSVTEVGDRIHHEHCGDFLLKLIDHTKERLEDAKLTAFTTGFITHHILDRNTHPYINYRSGTKGNRHQKLEIIIDTFMMKKYKNIETWNTPVYKELAIGKKLHEPIEKMLEEKISDTFPELHEKMPAGYVQQSYQHMQKALRVLYDPLGWKNKLLKEKVQPFSYQKHVDDVDYLNESKTPWKHPAQSDEHHEESFMELFENAVDEGTEILTLLKGYWYDDNMEQYEKLKEKLGNVCYDVGKDLSLRLENKQYEPIL; from the coding sequence ATGCCGAATGTCTGGACCCACATATACTTTGGGGAAGTTGTATTAAAGCGCTCAGGAATCATCGATTTGAATGAAAAATCAGAACCATACTTCAACTTTGGTACCCAAGGGCCTGATCCTTTTTTCTATCATAACTTCTGGCCTTGGAAGGAAACCTCTGTTACAGAAGTCGGGGACCGGATCCACCATGAACACTGCGGCGACTTCCTTTTGAAATTGATTGATCATACGAAAGAAAGACTTGAGGACGCGAAATTGACTGCATTTACGACCGGCTTTATTACACACCACATTCTGGACAGAAATACACACCCTTACATAAACTATCGATCCGGTACAAAAGGCAATCGTCATCAAAAGCTCGAAATCATCATTGATACATTTATGATGAAAAAGTACAAAAACATCGAAACCTGGAACACACCAGTGTATAAAGAGCTGGCAATCGGAAAAAAGCTTCATGAGCCGATCGAGAAAATGCTTGAAGAAAAGATCAGTGACACCTTCCCTGAACTTCATGAAAAAATGCCAGCTGGATATGTACAACAGTCCTATCAACATATGCAAAAAGCATTACGTGTCCTATACGACCCGTTAGGCTGGAAAAACAAGCTTCTAAAAGAAAAGGTCCAGCCCTTCTCCTATCAAAAACATGTTGATGATGTCGATTATTTGAATGAATCAAAAACGCCATGGAAACATCCTGCCCAATCCGATGAGCATCATGAAGAATCGTTTATGGAATTGTTTGAAAACGCAGTCGATGAAGGAACAGAAATTCTCACACTACTAAAAGGATATTGGTATGATGACAATATGGAGCAATATGAAAAGTTGAAAGAAAAGCTTGGTAATGTCTGTTATGACGTCGGCAAGGACTTATCCTTACGCCTCGAAAACAAACAATACGAACCGATTTTATAA